A genome region from Chryseobacterium sp. G0186 includes the following:
- a CDS encoding glycosyltransferase, with translation MNKKILFVYYQNIKIGGVAKVLTNLTSHLADRGYSVEILFLMAPHDDFYTVNPKIKKHYIDSFADKYSQFAIRIREKYSSAPKIHTAYSYLYDWGSYRVFREWMKENHQHYHTIVTCWYKLATMLSFDKEISKKTIAWEHSSFRVGGIIYDTMFRKNYQKLKSIVSINKPSVEYYEKLNTTSFIPNISDEIYEDLTFTSHDQKENIISFAGRLDKTKNAIELVKIFKDTPKPSDWKLQIIGDGPEKNNIAAYIKSNHLENSVFLLGPKTPKEVSQLLKKSKIFIFTSLSEAFGLVLVEAMFCSNAIISYDCEFGPSDIINEKNGFLIPLHNRKMFAEKLELLIHDEELLHNLMKSSFEESKKWRKEAILEEWDKLLT, from the coding sequence ATGAATAAAAAAATTTTATTCGTATACTACCAAAATATTAAAATTGGTGGTGTAGCCAAGGTATTGACTAATCTTACCTCTCATTTGGCAGACCGCGGATATTCAGTTGAAATCCTTTTTCTTATGGCTCCTCATGACGATTTTTATACCGTCAATCCCAAGATCAAAAAGCACTATATAGATTCTTTTGCAGATAAGTATTCACAATTTGCGATACGTATAAGAGAAAAATATAGTTCTGCTCCCAAAATCCATACAGCCTACTCGTATCTCTATGACTGGGGTTCTTACAGGGTATTCCGGGAATGGATGAAAGAAAATCATCAGCATTATCATACTATTGTTACCTGCTGGTATAAGCTGGCTACAATGCTTTCTTTTGATAAGGAAATCAGTAAAAAAACGATTGCGTGGGAACACTCCTCATTTCGGGTAGGCGGGATCATTTATGATACAATGTTCAGGAAAAATTATCAAAAACTAAAATCTATTGTCAGTATTAATAAGCCGTCTGTAGAGTATTATGAAAAACTCAACACGACTTCTTTCATTCCCAATATTTCAGATGAAATTTACGAAGATCTTACATTTACTTCCCATGATCAAAAGGAAAACATCATAAGCTTTGCCGGAAGGCTGGATAAAACAAAAAATGCAATAGAGCTTGTTAAGATATTCAAAGACACTCCGAAACCATCTGACTGGAAGCTACAGATCATAGGTGATGGCCCGGAAAAAAATAACATTGCAGCTTATATCAAAAGTAATCATTTAGAAAACTCTGTTTTTCTGCTAGGCCCTAAAACTCCTAAAGAGGTCTCTCAATTATTAAAAAAATCAAAAATATTTATCTTTACTTCATTAAGTGAAGCTTTTGGATTGGTTCTTGTAGAAGCGATGTTCTGTAGCAATGCTATTATCTCTTACGATTGCGAATTTGGTCCTTCAGATATTATTAACGAGAAAAACGGTTTTTTAATACCTTTACACAACAGAAAAATGTTTGCTGAAAAGCTTGAACTTTTGATTCATGATGAAGAATTACTCCATAACCTTATGAAGTCATCTTTTGAAGAATCAAAAAAATGGCGAAAAGAAGCTATATTAGAGGAATGGGATAAACTCCTTACATAA
- a CDS encoding serine acetyltransferase yields the protein MPDYTIIQKDFYREKGQWLSTFGIWKKCINPNLHYIYVFRKAQKYRGKSISGIFWKLALRHYQIKYGFQIYPETEIGEGFYLGHWGALVINPKAKIGKNCNIAQGVTIGQQNRGKNEGFPVIGDEVWIGPNAVIVGHVKIGNNVLIAPNAYVNFDVPNDSMVMGNPGKIYPAPDATKGYINNKI from the coding sequence ATGCCGGATTACACGATAATACAGAAAGATTTTTACAGGGAAAAAGGACAGTGGCTTTCCACTTTTGGGATTTGGAAAAAATGCATCAATCCTAATCTTCATTATATTTATGTTTTCAGAAAAGCTCAGAAATACAGGGGAAAATCTATTTCCGGTATATTTTGGAAACTGGCGTTAAGACATTACCAGATAAAATATGGCTTCCAGATCTATCCTGAAACGGAGATTGGAGAAGGCTTCTATTTAGGACATTGGGGAGCTCTTGTCATCAACCCCAAGGCTAAAATCGGAAAAAACTGCAACATTGCCCAGGGAGTTACCATCGGACAGCAAAACCGAGGAAAAAATGAAGGGTTCCCTGTCATTGGTGATGAAGTGTGGATAGGCCCTAATGCAGTTATTGTTGGCCATGTAAAAATTGGCAATAATGTATTGATTGCACCTAATGCCTATGTCAACTTTGATGTTCCCAACGATTCCATGGTAATGGGAAATCCCGGAAAAATCTATCCTGCACCGGACGCTACCAAAGGTTATATTAACAATAAGATTTAA
- a CDS encoding DUF2306 domain-containing protein has protein sequence MKQLLFVILCVFALIIGLYPLIYVFVEHKNTFLGSKPPEVLQNQLWKTAFFAHIIFGGISLFIGWRQFGSQFRNKHLQVHRIIGKTYVASVLISSVSSIYMGMYANGGIISSVGFICLGWIWLTMTLAAVIQIRKGNVVKHQQLMIYSYACTFAAVTLRLWLPLLQILTQDPVNSYLAVAWLCWLPNLLVAYFINKKNQVIN, from the coding sequence ATGAAGCAACTCTTATTTGTTATTCTCTGTGTTTTTGCATTGATTATCGGTTTATATCCTTTAATTTATGTTTTTGTTGAACATAAAAATACTTTTCTGGGATCAAAACCTCCCGAAGTACTCCAAAATCAACTCTGGAAAACTGCTTTTTTTGCCCATATTATTTTCGGAGGGATCTCCCTCTTTATCGGTTGGCGTCAGTTTGGAAGTCAATTTCGGAATAAACATCTGCAAGTTCACCGAATAATTGGAAAAACATATGTGGCTTCTGTACTCATAAGCTCAGTTTCTTCTATCTATATGGGAATGTATGCCAATGGCGGAATAATATCCTCTGTCGGTTTTATCTGCCTGGGATGGATATGGCTTACTATGACCTTGGCAGCAGTTATTCAGATCAGAAAAGGAAATGTGGTGAAACACCAGCAATTGATGATCTACAGTTATGCCTGTACCTTTGCTGCTGTAACATTAAGGCTTTGGCTTCCCTTGCTGCAAATTTTGACTCAGGATCCTGTCAATTCTTATCTTGCTGTCGCGTGGTTATGCTGGCTTCCCAATCTGCTGGTGGCCTATTTTATTAATAAAAAGAATCAGGTGATCAATTAA
- a CDS encoding glycosyltransferase: MKKKILIRIGSLRHGGAEKVLVNFLKNLPEDKYEVDLLINLYTGMYIKEVPSWVHLHYLLKGEMITTNRPHEIPVKAFRVLYQKMFLWFPSLLYKFVLKNKKYDVEIAAIHGMYRELLSSPQKESKKIIWIQNDIFNLKEYTPDVIRQLFKFDRILVISNKLKEEMQKLAHNEKEKQAVTKIFNPIDKKDTLQKADIEINDYPFSEDLPTFVTIGTVYPQKGYDRLLDVHKKLMDEGLKHQIIIIGDGYDFENIQAKLNQLELQQTVKMLGFRSNPYPYLKKSDAYIMSSRHEGFPTIIAEALILNKPVVSTDVSGIRDLLQDGKLGIITPNSEDGIYDGMKTFLTDQNLASQYEKEISQADLPFVLEKSVAHLQEIIDKV; encoded by the coding sequence ATGAAAAAAAAGATTCTTATACGTATTGGTTCACTCCGCCATGGAGGTGCAGAAAAAGTTTTGGTCAACTTTCTTAAAAACCTTCCTGAAGATAAATATGAAGTTGATCTGTTGATCAATCTCTATACCGGTATGTACATTAAGGAAGTTCCATCATGGGTTCACCTTCATTATCTTCTGAAAGGGGAAATGATTACCACGAACAGACCTCATGAAATTCCCGTAAAGGCATTCAGAGTACTTTATCAGAAAATGTTCCTGTGGTTTCCTTCACTTCTCTACAAATTTGTTTTAAAAAATAAAAAGTATGATGTAGAAATAGCGGCGATCCATGGAATGTACAGAGAGTTATTATCCAGTCCGCAAAAAGAATCAAAAAAGATCATCTGGATTCAGAATGATATTTTTAATCTTAAGGAATACACTCCCGATGTCATCAGGCAGCTTTTCAAATTTGACAGGATACTTGTTATTTCCAATAAGCTAAAGGAAGAAATGCAGAAACTGGCTCATAACGAAAAGGAGAAACAGGCGGTCACTAAGATTTTTAATCCAATTGATAAGAAAGATACCCTTCAGAAAGCTGATATAGAAATCAATGACTATCCTTTTTCCGAAGATCTTCCGACCTTTGTGACCATTGGTACTGTATATCCACAGAAGGGATATGACAGGCTTCTTGACGTACATAAAAAATTAATGGATGAAGGATTAAAACATCAGATCATCATTATTGGCGACGGATATGATTTCGAAAATATACAAGCTAAGCTTAATCAGTTAGAACTTCAGCAAACGGTGAAAATGTTGGGATTCCGAAGTAATCCTTACCCTTATCTTAAAAAATCAGATGCCTATATTATGTCCTCAAGACATGAAGGGTTTCCTACGATTATTGCTGAGGCTCTTATTCTGAATAAACCGGTAGTTTCTACTGATGTATCAGGCATCAGGGATCTTTTGCAGGATGGGAAACTGGGAATCATCACACCCAATTCAGAAGACGGGATCTATGATGGGATGAAGACGTTTCTTACCGATCAGAATCTTGCCAGCCAGTATGAAAAAGAAATATCTCAGGCAGATCTTCCATTTGTACTTGAAAAATCGGTGGCTCATCTTCAGGAAATCATTGATAAAGTATAA
- a CDS encoding carbonic anhydrase: MSQSYEVILENNKKWVESKVSEDPNFFSELAKTQHPDYLYIGCSDSRATAEELMGAKPGEVFVHRNIANVVNTLDMSSTAVIQYAVEHLKVKHIIVCGHYNCGGVKAAMTSQDLGLLNPWLRNIRDVYRLHQAELDSIQDEDKRYDRLVELNVQEQCINVIKMACVQERYILEEQPIVHGWVFDLRTGKIIDLEIDFEKTLKDIQKIYDLTGSDWVMSRKTK; this comes from the coding sequence ATGTCACAATCGTACGAGGTTATTCTTGAAAACAATAAAAAATGGGTAGAATCTAAAGTTTCAGAAGACCCTAATTTCTTCAGTGAGCTGGCAAAAACTCAGCACCCTGACTATCTGTATATCGGATGTTCAGACAGCAGAGCTACAGCAGAAGAATTGATGGGTGCAAAACCGGGAGAGGTTTTTGTTCACAGAAACATTGCTAATGTGGTGAATACTTTGGACATGAGTTCCACAGCAGTTATTCAATATGCTGTAGAACATCTTAAAGTAAAGCACATTATTGTATGTGGGCACTACAACTGCGGTGGAGTAAAAGCAGCGATGACTTCTCAGGATTTAGGATTATTGAATCCATGGCTGAGAAACATCCGTGATGTTTACAGATTGCACCAGGCTGAGCTTGATTCCATTCAGGACGAAGACAAACGTTATGACAGACTTGTAGAACTGAACGTTCAGGAGCAGTGCATCAACGTTATAAAAATGGCCTGTGTACAGGAAAGGTATATCTTAGAAGAGCAACCCATTGTACATGGCTGGGTATTTGACCTTAGAACAGGTAAGATCATTGATTTGGAGATTGATTTTGAGAAAACCTTAAAAGACATTCAAAAAATCTACGACCTTACAGGCTCTGACTGGGTAATGAGCAGAAAGACCAAATAG
- a CDS encoding AraC family transcriptional regulator: MNKLSPYFNPIVSMVDFDLGIFYWAGIFIAFFSSLLILGKQKKKAADFLLAGWFLIIGVHLVFFVLFRSDGYLSFPYLIGFEMPFPFMHGPMLYLYILSITGRYPGRKIWLLHWLPILGIYMILFQFLMLPPQDRMLVYQNKGKGYEVLSDILKFLMIVSGVLYVGLSLFAVRKYKKEISNQYSNTEKINLNWSYYLITGIALIWIAVIIRNNILIFSMVVLFILVAAYFGISRVGILDLPVVAAIEDQREPDAEVVKYQKNSPGNDAIQAIYNKLLHKMQDEKLYIDPELNLNHVAKLLDVHPNILSQTINSVENKNFYDYINRQRIEEFKRIAMLPENQKYTILSLAFESGFNSKTSFNRNFKKYMNCSPREFLKSQNLDME; the protein is encoded by the coding sequence ATGAATAAATTAAGCCCTTATTTTAACCCTATAGTTTCAATGGTGGATTTTGATTTGGGAATATTTTATTGGGCGGGAATTTTTATTGCTTTCTTTTCATCTTTACTCATATTGGGAAAGCAGAAAAAGAAAGCCGCAGATTTTCTTTTGGCAGGCTGGTTTCTTATTATAGGAGTCCATTTGGTTTTTTTTGTACTGTTTCGTTCTGATGGGTATTTAAGTTTTCCATACCTCATTGGATTCGAAATGCCTTTTCCTTTTATGCACGGGCCGATGTTGTATTTGTATATTCTGAGTATAACAGGTCGATATCCCGGTAGAAAGATTTGGCTCCTGCATTGGTTGCCGATTCTGGGAATTTATATGATTTTATTTCAGTTTCTGATGCTGCCGCCTCAGGATAGAATGCTGGTGTATCAGAATAAGGGTAAAGGATATGAAGTATTGAGCGATATTCTCAAATTTTTAATGATTGTATCCGGAGTTTTGTACGTTGGGTTAAGCCTTTTTGCTGTCAGAAAATACAAGAAAGAAATTTCCAATCAATATTCCAATACTGAAAAAATTAACCTGAACTGGTCTTATTATCTGATTACGGGGATTGCATTGATATGGATTGCGGTTATCATAAGGAATAATATTCTCATTTTTTCAATGGTTGTCCTGTTTATACTGGTTGCCGCTTATTTTGGAATCAGCCGTGTGGGGATTTTAGATTTGCCTGTTGTAGCTGCTATTGAAGATCAAAGGGAACCTGATGCTGAGGTTGTAAAGTATCAGAAGAACTCTCCCGGAAATGATGCTATACAAGCCATTTACAATAAGCTTCTCCATAAAATGCAGGATGAAAAATTATACATAGATCCTGAGCTGAATCTGAATCATGTGGCAAAGCTGCTGGATGTTCATCCCAATATACTGTCCCAGACCATTAATTCGGTGGAGAACAAAAATTTTTATGATTATATCAACCGACAGAGGATTGAAGAGTTTAAAAGAATTGCAATGCTTCCTGAAAATCAAAAATACACGATTCTATCATTAGCTTTTGAAAGTGGATTCAATTCCAAGACCTCATTTAACCGGAATTTTAAAAAATATATGAACTGCTCCCCACGAGAGTTTTTAAAAAGCCAGAATCTTGATATGGAATAG